From Rhinatrema bivittatum chromosome 5, aRhiBiv1.1, whole genome shotgun sequence, the proteins below share one genomic window:
- the BAG4 gene encoding BAG family molecular chaperone regulator 4 isoform X1, whose amino-acid sequence MSALRKLGGCGGGDGGGGPGYGRYYGDVVGQEALPEPPWKMERDPRGQETWSPGYYYSQETGQEWPEQPRAGGRQEQPYPGYNPSYWNSLEHPRPPYPSAYSVGAEMQGQGMEPYTNGTYGSSYASTSIGAINQQYPTSTFYTSAHTQVPYPTEPTGPYKTSGGPSASSQWPFAHQNSHMQGPSHRNQGPVYQPCCSHQASGMHVPSYPYGDAHPQMSQQGPPPPPPPLPPRSQEDCWPPQGTYGMPQHYSWPPAPAGSPHDAHCNPFLTGPNSSWSGSGVPPASYNSRDPPSYTKPEPGIDQPGHYPETSPQNVGPNHDRRPTPPPRKPHYSALPQMYENVPRRDPVSQDGSSTPSHPPPSSDSLAIHPGIHKISQILEEVLVLEEEVDEFVGKKTDKAYRCLEELLTKQLLELDSVETGGQDGVRQARKEAVRKLQAILEKLERKAL is encoded by the exons ATGTCTGCCCTGCGGAAACTGGGCGGCTGTGGCGGGGGAGATGGCGGCGGCGGGCCAGGGTATGGCCGTTACTATGGCGACGTGGTGGGGCAAGAGGCGCTTCCCGAGCCGCCCTGGAAGATGGAGAGGGACCCGCGCGGGCAGGAAACCTGGTCACCGGGCTACTACTACTCCCAGGAGACGGGCCAAGAGTGGCCCGAGCAGCCCAGGGCAGGCGGTCGGCAG GAGCAGCCTTATCCTGGTTACAATCCCAGTTACTGGAACTCCTTAGAACATCCTCGACCTCCATACCCAAGTGCTTATTCTGTGGGAGCAGAAATGCAAGGCCAG GGAATGGAGCCATATACCAATGGCACTTATGGCTCGTCATATGCCTCTACATCAATAGGGGCTATAAACCAACAGTATCCTACAAGTACCTTCTATACTTCTGCACATACCCAGGTTCCCTATCCCACGGAGCCCACAGGTCCATACAAAACTTCTGGGGGCCCATCAGCTAGTTCACAGTGGCCCTTTGCCCACCAGAACAGTCACATGCAAGGCCCTTCCCACAGAAACCAGGGTCCAGTATACCAGCCTTGCTGTTCGCATCAG GCATCAGGTATGCATGTCCCCTCCTATCCGTATGGTGATGCTCATCCTCAGATGTCACAGCaaggaccaccaccaccaccaccaccattaccgcCAAGATCTCAGGAAGATTGCTGGCCTCCGCAGGGAACATATGGCATGCCGCAGCATTACTCATGGCCCCCTGCCCCTGCAGGCTCTCCTCATGATGCTCACTGCAATCCATTTCTCACAGGACCCAATTCATCTTGGTCAGGCAGTGGAGTGCCCCCTGCATCCTATAATTCAAGG gaTCCCCCTTCTTACACCAAGCCTGAACCAGGAATTGACCAGCCTGGGCATTATCCTGAGACCAGTCCCCAAAACGTGGGTCCTAATCATGATAGAAGACCTACCCCTCCACCCCGTAAACCACATTACAGCGCTTTACCCCAAATGTATGAAAATGTTCCAAGGAGAGATCCTGTGAGCCAAGATGGAAGTTCCACACCCAGCCATCCACCTCCATCCTCTGACTCCCTAGCTATCCATCCAGGGATCCACAAAATTAGCCAGATCCTAGAAGAGGTTCTGGttttggaggaggaggtggatgAATTTGTAGGAAAGAAGACTGACAAAGCCTATCGGTGCCTGGAAGAGCTCCTCACTAAACAGCTGCTGGAACTGGATTCAGTGGAGACTGGTGGCCAAGACGGAGTTCGGCAAGCCAGAAAGGAAGCAGTGAGGAAGCTCCAGGCAATCCTGGAGAAACTGGAAAGAAAGGCTTTGTGA
- the BAG4 gene encoding BAG family molecular chaperone regulator 4 isoform X2 encodes MSALRKLGGCGGGDGGGGPGYGRYYGDVVGQEALPEPPWKMERDPRGQETWSPGYYYSQETGQEWPEQPRAGGRQGMEPYTNGTYGSSYASTSIGAINQQYPTSTFYTSAHTQVPYPTEPTGPYKTSGGPSASSQWPFAHQNSHMQGPSHRNQGPVYQPCCSHQASGMHVPSYPYGDAHPQMSQQGPPPPPPPLPPRSQEDCWPPQGTYGMPQHYSWPPAPAGSPHDAHCNPFLTGPNSSWSGSGVPPASYNSRDPPSYTKPEPGIDQPGHYPETSPQNVGPNHDRRPTPPPRKPHYSALPQMYENVPRRDPVSQDGSSTPSHPPPSSDSLAIHPGIHKISQILEEVLVLEEEVDEFVGKKTDKAYRCLEELLTKQLLELDSVETGGQDGVRQARKEAVRKLQAILEKLERKAL; translated from the exons ATGTCTGCCCTGCGGAAACTGGGCGGCTGTGGCGGGGGAGATGGCGGCGGCGGGCCAGGGTATGGCCGTTACTATGGCGACGTGGTGGGGCAAGAGGCGCTTCCCGAGCCGCCCTGGAAGATGGAGAGGGACCCGCGCGGGCAGGAAACCTGGTCACCGGGCTACTACTACTCCCAGGAGACGGGCCAAGAGTGGCCCGAGCAGCCCAGGGCAGGCGGTCGGCAG GGAATGGAGCCATATACCAATGGCACTTATGGCTCGTCATATGCCTCTACATCAATAGGGGCTATAAACCAACAGTATCCTACAAGTACCTTCTATACTTCTGCACATACCCAGGTTCCCTATCCCACGGAGCCCACAGGTCCATACAAAACTTCTGGGGGCCCATCAGCTAGTTCACAGTGGCCCTTTGCCCACCAGAACAGTCACATGCAAGGCCCTTCCCACAGAAACCAGGGTCCAGTATACCAGCCTTGCTGTTCGCATCAG GCATCAGGTATGCATGTCCCCTCCTATCCGTATGGTGATGCTCATCCTCAGATGTCACAGCaaggaccaccaccaccaccaccaccattaccgcCAAGATCTCAGGAAGATTGCTGGCCTCCGCAGGGAACATATGGCATGCCGCAGCATTACTCATGGCCCCCTGCCCCTGCAGGCTCTCCTCATGATGCTCACTGCAATCCATTTCTCACAGGACCCAATTCATCTTGGTCAGGCAGTGGAGTGCCCCCTGCATCCTATAATTCAAGG gaTCCCCCTTCTTACACCAAGCCTGAACCAGGAATTGACCAGCCTGGGCATTATCCTGAGACCAGTCCCCAAAACGTGGGTCCTAATCATGATAGAAGACCTACCCCTCCACCCCGTAAACCACATTACAGCGCTTTACCCCAAATGTATGAAAATGTTCCAAGGAGAGATCCTGTGAGCCAAGATGGAAGTTCCACACCCAGCCATCCACCTCCATCCTCTGACTCCCTAGCTATCCATCCAGGGATCCACAAAATTAGCCAGATCCTAGAAGAGGTTCTGGttttggaggaggaggtggatgAATTTGTAGGAAAGAAGACTGACAAAGCCTATCGGTGCCTGGAAGAGCTCCTCACTAAACAGCTGCTGGAACTGGATTCAGTGGAGACTGGTGGCCAAGACGGAGTTCGGCAAGCCAGAAAGGAAGCAGTGAGGAAGCTCCAGGCAATCCTGGAGAAACTGGAAAGAAAGGCTTTGTGA